The proteins below come from a single Xyrauchen texanus isolate HMW12.3.18 chromosome 3, RBS_HiC_50CHRs, whole genome shotgun sequence genomic window:
- the mis12 gene encoding protein MIS12 homolog isoform X1, whose translation MAESGDSMGSESLQLYEAQFFGFTPETCTSRVRDAFRDSLNHILLAVESVFVKRLCSGEEPSAELRLKARESTQKLRHFLQERFEVMFQRMKGMLMDRVLSIPNNILLPNDQLHQKYPDGKEDLTKMQDSIAKLQQAYQAEVCAKQALLAELEEQKETQKQLDEVLRWTEELRLSWRREGMGSVQDSIRHMMETVGQLQDVIGKISKQNKGLDEL comes from the exons ATGGCGGAAAGCGGAG ATTCAATGGGATCTGAATCCCTTCAGCTGTATGAAGCACAGTTCTTCGGCTTCACACCTGAGACCTGCACTTCACGAGTACGTGATGCCTTTCGAGATTCCCTTAATCACATACTGCTTGCTGTCGAGTCTGTATTTGTGAAGAGGTTGTGTTCAGGGGAGGAGCCATCTGCCGAGCTCCGGCTAAAAGCCAGAGAGAGCACCCAAAAGCTGCGACATTTCCTCCAGGAGCGCTTTGAAGTTATGTTTCAGCGCATGAAGGGGATGCTGATGGACCGTGTCCTCTCCATTCCTAATAACATATTACTGCCCAATGACCAGCTGCACCAGAAATATCCCGACGGTAAAGAAGACCTCACGAAGATGCAGGACTCCATTGCAAAACTGCAGCAGGCTTATCAAGCTGAGGTGTGCGCCAAGCAAGCGCTTCTCGCTGAACTTGAGGAGCAGAAAGAGACGCAGAAACAGTTGGATGAGGTGCTGAGATGGACAGAGGAGCTGCGGCTCTCGTGGAGACGAGAGGGGATGGGTAGTGTCCAAGACAGTATCCGACACATGATGGAGACTGTTGGCCAATTGCAAGATGTTATTGGAAAGATTAGCAAGCAGAATAAAGGACTGGATGAACTGTGA
- the mis12 gene encoding protein MIS12 homolog isoform X2, which translates to MGSESLQLYEAQFFGFTPETCTSRVRDAFRDSLNHILLAVESVFVKRLCSGEEPSAELRLKARESTQKLRHFLQERFEVMFQRMKGMLMDRVLSIPNNILLPNDQLHQKYPDGKEDLTKMQDSIAKLQQAYQAEVCAKQALLAELEEQKETQKQLDEVLRWTEELRLSWRREGMGSVQDSIRHMMETVGQLQDVIGKISKQNKGLDEL; encoded by the coding sequence ATGGGATCTGAATCCCTTCAGCTGTATGAAGCACAGTTCTTCGGCTTCACACCTGAGACCTGCACTTCACGAGTACGTGATGCCTTTCGAGATTCCCTTAATCACATACTGCTTGCTGTCGAGTCTGTATTTGTGAAGAGGTTGTGTTCAGGGGAGGAGCCATCTGCCGAGCTCCGGCTAAAAGCCAGAGAGAGCACCCAAAAGCTGCGACATTTCCTCCAGGAGCGCTTTGAAGTTATGTTTCAGCGCATGAAGGGGATGCTGATGGACCGTGTCCTCTCCATTCCTAATAACATATTACTGCCCAATGACCAGCTGCACCAGAAATATCCCGACGGTAAAGAAGACCTCACGAAGATGCAGGACTCCATTGCAAAACTGCAGCAGGCTTATCAAGCTGAGGTGTGCGCCAAGCAAGCGCTTCTCGCTGAACTTGAGGAGCAGAAAGAGACGCAGAAACAGTTGGATGAGGTGCTGAGATGGACAGAGGAGCTGCGGCTCTCGTGGAGACGAGAGGGGATGGGTAGTGTCCAAGACAGTATCCGACACATGATGGAGACTGTTGGCCAATTGCAAGATGTTATTGGAAAGATTAGCAAGCAGAATAAAGGACTGGATGAACTGTGA